In one window of Magnetococcales bacterium DNA:
- a CDS encoding GGDEF domain-containing protein — MDAPMQSAGCFSGNELEKIEIFRGLAPEKVQEILDSGSIRKIKSGELLLSPLVANGFWYIVLEGEFSVHIESLDTPSIRTLGRGSSMGEISVMDDTRPSAYVQALGECVVVALDRETAWSLVDRINGLSQNLLRMLAQWLRTNNDHIVQTRREVGQLHNEIRTDGLTGVFNRRWLNESLSRHLERAAQGAMPPLTLIMLDVDHFKRYNDSQGHHGGDCALIALARTLAQYVRPQDFVARYGGEEFSVVLPETSLEEARAVAERLLLAIRATTVLLDDGTPLPSITASMGLAQSGLEQTRTREGLIQAADAQLYRAKEGGRNRVCG; from the coding sequence ATGGATGCACCGATGCAGAGTGCCGGTTGTTTTTCCGGAAATGAACTTGAAAAGATTGAAATATTCCGTGGATTGGCGCCGGAGAAGGTACAGGAGATCCTCGACTCCGGAAGCATTCGGAAGATCAAGTCAGGCGAACTTCTTCTCTCCCCGTTGGTTGCCAACGGTTTTTGGTATATTGTGCTGGAGGGAGAGTTTTCGGTTCACATCGAGTCTCTGGATACCCCGTCCATCCGCACACTGGGGCGAGGGAGTTCCATGGGCGAAATTTCCGTCATGGATGATACACGTCCTTCGGCCTATGTACAGGCCCTGGGAGAGTGCGTTGTTGTGGCGCTGGATCGAGAGACCGCATGGTCGTTGGTGGACCGCATCAACGGCCTGAGTCAAAACCTTTTGCGCATGCTTGCCCAATGGTTGCGTACCAACAACGATCATATCGTGCAGACACGGCGTGAAGTCGGACAGCTCCACAACGAAATCCGGACGGATGGGTTGACGGGAGTTTTCAACCGGCGTTGGCTGAACGAATCCTTGAGCCGCCACCTGGAGCGCGCCGCCCAGGGCGCCATGCCCCCCTTGACTCTGATTATGCTGGATGTGGATCATTTCAAAAGATACAACGACAGCCAGGGGCATCATGGCGGGGATTGTGCCCTGATCGCGTTGGCCCGTACTTTGGCGCAATATGTTCGGCCTCAGGATTTTGTCGCCCGGTACGGCGGGGAGGAGTTTTCCGTGGTGTTACCCGAGACCAGCCTGGAAGAGGCCCGTGCCGTGGCCGAACGTCTGTTGCTGGCCATTCGTGCAACCACTGTCCTTTTGGATGATGGAACACCCCTGCCTTCCATTACCGCATCCATGGGTTTGGCACAAAGTGGCCTTGAGCAGACACGAACCCGGGAAGGGTTGATTCAGGCAGCGGATGCCCAGCTCTATCGGGCCAAGGAGGGGGGCCGCAACCGGGTCTGTGGGTAG
- a CDS encoding cyclic nucleotide-binding domain-containing protein, translated as MVPVTSLQDKELFGGLRQAALEQLANHCKIVDFKDGARIMSSFSGERIDQILLLLRGKVMVAKKFMDVASAKDISFQHIDSEIYGEIGWLLETPPSAELLSSGNSRFLVVDGKRLRELCQEDTEFGREFYRRLAIVLARRTINLTDLSKIVGEEKPMVFDF; from the coding sequence ATGGTTCCTGTCACGTCACTCCAAGACAAGGAGCTCTTTGGCGGCTTACGCCAGGCCGCACTGGAGCAGCTGGCCAATCACTGCAAAATTGTTGATTTCAAGGATGGCGCCCGGATCATGAGTTCTTTTTCGGGGGAGAGAATCGATCAGATCCTGTTGTTGCTTCGCGGCAAGGTGATGGTGGCCAAAAAATTCATGGATGTCGCCTCAGCCAAGGATATTTCATTCCAGCATATCGACAGCGAAATTTATGGCGAGATCGGTTGGTTGCTGGAAACGCCTCCTTCGGCGGAACTTCTCAGCTCCGGCAACAGCCGCTTTCTGGTTGTCGACGGAAAGAGATTGCGCGAACTTTGCCAGGAAGATACGGAGTTTGGCAGGGAGTTTTATCGTCGGCTGGCCATTGTTTTGGCCAGGCGCACGATCAACCTGACGGATTTAAGCAAGATCGTCGGCGAAGAGAAGCCGATGGTCTTTGATTTTTGA